GTGTTCTGGGCTGTCCCTGTTTGGAGGGCAGCAGAACCAtcttgttttttggggttttttgtggggtttatttataaatacttGAAGCTAAAAGGCCAAAGGGTTTGGGAAACTGCACTTCTGCCTTGCCTTGAGCTGCCTCCCTGTGGGCCAGTTTAACTCATCTCTCTCCCTGAATCTGGGATCAATTTTCATAAAATCTGCCATTTcacagcactttaaaaaaattaaatgtaaaaaaccccatccCTATTCTCTATAGAGTCCAATATGAAAACGATGAGCTCTTTCCATTCAGAAGTAAtatttcttttgtctaaaaTATTAACACTTCTCATTACTAAAACTTCAATTTACAGATCAGCTCTTTGGTTTTGGACAGTATCATCAATGAGAAGCTGTATGAACAATTCTGGAAAACCAAATATTATCCACTGCTAAAGCAACACCTGATAAACACCCACAGAATAAAAGAGCTGGTGGATTATTTTGCCAAAAATAACTGGTAAGTTAATAAATGGTAAAAAACCACGTGTAACTGGTAGCAATTACAGGAATTAAATCTCAccttcatttaattttcttctgtttgaagTCATGGAAGTTTTCTAATACTGAGTCTCCAAGGATTTTTAAAGTATTGCTAagttaataaagaaataaatttcaccTCACTAGGACAGAGTTTTACAGTCAATCAAGACCAAGTCACAGATTGTTAAGCCTGGACTAGCAGCAGATCAAATGCAGTTAAAATAGAAGAAACCAGAGTGAAATAATAAAACCTTGACCTTTCCTTGAGGTGAATCCAGCTCAGGGGCATCACAGAGTCACAGCTTCAGCAATAAGAACactcagaaacaaaattaatgagCTGCTTGTACTGAAGATTTGGGAATTGGTAGTTTTGCCACATGGTTTTCAAGAattaaaagcactttaaaagaattaaaagtcCCTCTCACCTGTGGGTGTCTCACAGCACCTGGGCACACTCAGAGCCCAAaccctgggggctgcagggcactgtTACCACTTATCCCACCCTCAAACTGGGACAGGAACCAATAAAcatttaaattctttatttattgattttattAACAGCCCTGGGAGAAAAGCCAGGCTTGTTTTCTTTACTGGGAAATGACAGGGCCCATCTGACTTGAAAGCAATGAGATcatagtttggtttttttacttttgttgcCTGAATTGTTGGCCCTTTTGAGAGCTTTGTTTGATAAAGTTGATTTTTTGCCTCTTACAGCCTTGATGATGCCACAGCCCTGATTCAAGAGTACCAAGAGAAATGTGGAAACCCTGCTCTGGCAGATGTGCCAGCATCCCATCTTCTGCAGGTAAAACAAACCATTTCTGCACCTCAGGcagtattttctcctttttctctaaAAACTTTCATCCACCTTCttgcaaaaatactttttagCTGCTCTACTTTAGTACCATGTATTGTATATAATAAAATATCCCTTCATTAACTGAATTAATTGTACCTGAACCAAGGCTGTGCCATGCTGAGCATCACTTCCAAGGGTTTTCCCAGGTCCTGGATCACTTCCATTTTCCTAATGTTGCCTTTTGACCTTTCAGATGTACCTGAATGGATCAGAGGGGTCCTGAGTCCTGCAAGTGCCATAAATGAGGTTGAGATTTACCCTTTTCCCTCCTGTGCATTCACAACTCTTGTCCTGCTCAGGAGATCATCAGATAAACCCCAGAGCTTTTCCCAAGAGCATCCACAACCTCTCCAagtttttccagctgttctAGGCTGCTTCTCCATTCTCCACCCCCACAAAAACAGTTCAGACTCACTGCAGAATTTCCTGTTTGTGGTCACCAGTTCTACTCTGCACTTTAACTTTGGGAAGGAGTAaagtttatttcctttcctcctgttATTTCCCCATGTCACGGCCACTCTGAGATGTCACCCACAACAACAGAACCTTGTCAGCACTAGGATAAACTTTTATAAACCTGCAGGGGGTGTGGCTCATGTAAAATACTTTGTAGACAAATTGTAAGTGTAACTTCACAAACTTATGCATCGAATTTTGGcctttcagtaaaaataaataaaggaataaacTTACACATCAATTTTGGcctttcagtaaaaataaataaacttgtGTGCCAATTTTGGCCTTACAATGTAAATAGAAAAGAAACTTATGCATCCATTTTAGCCCCTTGCAATATTCTATAAACCTCTTAATTATGAGTTTGTCAATAAATTGATGTTCCAGTCAATAGAATTCCCTGAGCCTCCTGTGCCAGTTTTCTTTTCAACTTTGCTCTGACTGCATGAAGTGCAACGAGCCAGAGATTCTTGAGACACCAGCCTGAAATGTCTTTTTGTCCAGGGCAAAGCAGGTTTATTTTCATTAGAAATAAGTTATTTAGTCAGCTCATGACACAGAAATGAGGGTTCCAGCTGATGGAAAATCATCATCCAAAGGCCAAGGAAACTGCCCCCCATCCTAAACGTTCTGCTGTGGGAGGCAAAAGATAAATTCTGTTTTGTTGGAGAGTTACAGCAGTTGTGGGAAAGGGGAGctgttaaataaatacattcaggtccctgcagctgtgggagcagaggagccaCGAGGTGATGTTTTCCTGAACAGCTCATTATTAATTTATCTTCAGCAGCTTTAAGAGTGACGTGGAATTACAGCACTGAGGGCTCTGCATGGAGCAAAGGgcacaaaataaatacagtgtCAAATGTGAGCCACAACTGAAGCCCCTCCTCACTGCTATAGATTTAATGAGATCATTAATGAAAGCACTGGGAGATTTAAAACTACTTTCATCAGGGAAAGACTCAAACTTTCTACAGTGAAATTACGAGGCAATTGTAATCCTTTCAGAGTCTATCAAGGCATTTTACTCCTTTAACTTAGCTGAGATTGTTAAATTGAGAAAATCAAATATAAACTGGATTCTGGAAAATATAAACTGGATTCTGGAGCAAACCCAGCCTGGTCCCAGAGCCCTCAATCTGCAAGAATCCCTTAGAAGGTGAACACCAAACCACAACTGCTGCATCCTTCCCCAACAACACCTCACCAGGCTCAGCTTTTCTATGAAGTGGAGTTTATTACAACATTAAGGAACGGTATTTAATAGTTATCTTAATGGAATATTTTACAAATCAATTCatacagagaaaagcaaacacagggTTGTTTAAATTCATGACAAGAAGTTACATTGTTAAGCTGTTAGCGACAGTGCAGGGCTGTAAACGAGCAATCAAGTTTTGGAACTTGCAGTTCAGAAGGAGATGGTAAAAATACCAGACAAgccaaatctttttttttaggatttcttGTACTCAATTCTTTCTACCTTCACATCATCTCCAATTAGTTGATAGACATATGTAACTACTGTGGAAGCCTGGATGTCCATCAGCACAAATGAAGGAATGATGTTGCTggaaagagaagataaaattCATAGTGATTGTGTGTCCATAACCTCCTTAGAGTTTTACCTCTATTTAGCAGAAATCACTtcaagaaaaatgggaattaatTCTTAATTCTTAATTAATTAAGTACAGCACATGAGATCTGAGGCTGTATTTCATGTTTCAGTGCAGGAGATTGAGCAAGTACAGTTGTGTAAGTTATACAAATCTAATTATCCTCTCCCTGACatttaaatcagaaatattAACATTAACCCTCAAGAGTTTGTAGTTCagtttttctattaaaaaaaaaatatcccccCCAATATTCACTTACTTCTCTAAGGCATGGTAGGCTCCTGTAGCCGATCCTGGGTTGATATAGAATTTATTTTCGTGTTCAAACGCCtcaaatttgtgtgtgtgtcctgaAATGAGGATGTCCACATCAAActgcctctggagcagggccaggctggccaTGTCACCCCAGGGGATCACCTGATGGCCGTGAATCAGCCCAATCTTGAACTGCCCAACAGTCACAACCTTCTGCTCTGGATAATTCAggttctaaaaataaaataaaccaaacccaGATTAGACAGATTTACATTTAAACCCAACCCTCTGCACCACCAAGAAGGGGAGAACTCAGAAACACATTTCACCGCTTTGAATGAACTCCAACTgtaaaaaaaacataaaacatccCCAAAAAAATGAACACTACCTCATCAAAGTCCCCTCTGACAACATGAACATCCCCAGCCAGGGTCTTGAGGTAGTCATAGGTGTCCTTGGTGCAGAGGTTCCCCGTGCACAGGATGTGCTGGATCTTGCCAGGCACCAGCAGCTTCTTGAACTTGGCGGGGAGGCTGTTGCAGCGGTGGGGGATGTGGAGGtctcccagcaccagcaccaacttcaggaggggacagaggggacagacaCGGGTtagggcacagctctgcacctgGACCCAAAAGCTGCTAAAGCAAGGATGGGATGGTGATGgaattttgttctgtttcacaAACACAGACTACACACCGCAgaatttttggtgttttgtgcTGAAAGCCAACACTGCTCCTGTATTACAACACTCTCTGTTGTATACACCACTCTCTGTTGTTTTACCTGATGTATTTTACACGAATTTGGGAGCTACCATAAATTATCCCActggtttttctctctctgtttcaaGCACAGACCTGGCTAAACTGCAGCCActtctctcagaaaaaaaaacctcttcattCCAAGTTTCTCTTTccccaaattaaaaacaaaacaaaatatttttaaaaagcagcaaatttgTAATGTGTGTTAATAGCTGACCAGAAGAGGAAGCGTGTTCAGAGTCCTCATGGTAGAAACCACTGAAAATCTGAATAAAGctaaaaaataacagcaaaatacaAAGTACTGCAGAGAAGCCAATGCAGGTCACTGCACAGTGCTCCTGTTACCACCTCTATACATTTATAGTTTCAGATGCCAGAATAAAAATGTAGTGGGGGCTTCAAAATTAAGGACTGAGATGATGCAAGGCCATGGCTTAACAGCACAGGCTTTAAATCTGCAAATAAAGCAACAACGCAAGCAACACAGGGCAAAATAATTGTGCAAAAGGGGCATGAGAAGCTTTATAAAGCAGAGAATGTTATGGCACTGCTCTGGGAAAAACCTGGGTTTAAAGGGTTTATACTCAACCCTAGGGACTCAAAGAATGGCTCCATAGTAAAGAGATTTTTATCTTCCACTTCATGTTAGTGAGGAATTCCTCAAATGTGTTTGTGAAGGACACAGCCCACATTTATTTCTACAAACAAATATAACTAGGCTaggaaattgtatttttaaagatttttttttcctcatgggTTTTTAGGCTGTGCAGTTACCTTCAGGCTAACAGTCCTCAAAAAGACAGAGGGAACTCGGGTagaatttttggggtttttttagattaAGAACATCTCAGTGCCACCATCAAAGCCATCTGCAGACAGATGGTTGAAAGTACTGGTAAAACaatataaaagcttttaaatcaGAGTGACcaatataaaatgaaatcacgagaggggggaaaaaaagatatttttggtGGTCTTTGAAGAGTAACAAGTGGGTAACAGTAATTTGGATTAATAAGTGGCAACAGATTGTCTTACTGCTGCCTAAGGGACTCAAGTTACATATTTGgtgtttaataaaaataaataaaatgatcCTGCAGTTCCACACACACCCAGCCAGCAGTGTGAGCACTCAGCACATTCCCTTTGCTGACAATGCCAGCCCCCCATTTCCCCAAAATTCATATTTCAGCTCCccattattaaaaaattattatttttttaatacagaaaagcTCGGCAGGCCACAGTAACCAAACCAGAcaaacagcactgcaggggcttTAATCACCACAGGTATCCAGAGCTTAAAGCAGTGGCGAAAAATGATCCAAAACCCGGAtttcagcaggaatttgggTGTGACCTGGAGCCAGCAGCCCCTAAATCCATCGGGTGACAAGGAGTGACACGAACGAGCCCTTACCACGGGGTTAGAGAGCCAAGGAGTGACTTACTCTGTGCCCAGCCTGATTGCAATGAAGGAGTTGATTGCAGGGGATGAGAAACAGGGCGGAACATGATCAATGTTAAACGAGAGGAAGcaacagaagagaaaacacaggCAAATGAACgggaaaataataattaatgaaTTGTCGGTGTTATGACAGAAGCGTTaaataataattgaaaaaaaaataaattaatgcgATTACgataaaattaatataaattataaaaaggGGTTCCTTGCAGTGACGGCCCGGCCCTCACCCCCGGGGGCCTCGCCTCAGATGGGGACCGCCCTCCCGCCCGctcgcccccggcccggccgggtCGGGCCCGGCTGCTGTGGCCGTGCCGGGGGTTCCGGTGTGCCCGGGGGTgccggggggtcccggggggggtcccggggggggtcccggggcggGTCCCGCGGGGTCCCGGGGTCGCCCCGCTCTCACCATCGcgcccgctccgctccggcCCTCCCGGAacccgcccggcgccgcccccGCTACGGCGCCTGCGAAGGGACAAGAGAGCCCCGAACGCGTCCgtgcctgttcctgctgccGGGGTTTTTACACGCGTGAAATGAGAATTGTCCCCAAAGCGAGCCGATAATGACacctgagagagagaaagagagacacTGATTACTTGTTTCAGAGTTGCGCAAGCCTGGGCGCTCCGTATTCTCCCACAAACCAAGTACCCCAACTATCAAAAcgtttttcttaaaaaaaatctattataaGAAACAAAGGAATTGGTTCATTGGCTACAAGTTACACAGTTCTCTTATTAATTAATATTCTATTGGTAATGATTCTCTTGCCGTCTATTGCAGGCCACGCCCCCGAGGAATTGGCTCCGCCCATTGGAGTTGGTACCGCCCCTCGGAGGTGGCCCCGCCCCCACGTAATTGGTCCCGCCCCTTTGAGTTGGCCCCGCCCTCCGGAGTTTGCTCCGCCCCCGGCGTTTCCCGCCCTCGGCGGCCGTGAGGGGAGTGGGGGGGGCCGTGAGGGGAGAGGGGGCGCCGTCATGAAGTGCGTGATCGGGGGCGCGCAGCTCCGAGGTACCGGGGCCCCGGggagcccggcacagcccgggaTTGCTGCGGGACACCGGGAACGCCGCACCCCCGGCACCTCAGGGGCGGAACACGAGCcccgggagcggagcgggggATGCGCCTCGCCCTCATCGCAGCGGGATCGGGCGTTGTGCGGGCTGGGCACGTCTGGGGCTTGTTCGGATGTGCAGGATATGGGGACACGCAGGTGGAGGTGCCGtggcctggctgtgtgtgcccctgtgcccctccagAGGCGCAGCTCGGCCCTGGGTGCAGCATTCTGTACAAAAAGCTGCTCCGGCACTGGCAGAGGCAAATCCCCAGGCCCTCTGCTGGGTTCCGCTGTGTTTCTTAGGATTGCATCTCTCCAGATGTCCCGTTGCTTCTCACACTTTCCATCTGTTAAATGTCATTTCTAACCCCGGTGGTGCAGTTACGTCTGATTGATTTAATTTGTGGTAACACCGGGTGCTGCAAAGGGACATGCGACACTCGAGGTGCCTCATCAGAGGCAGCTTTCCAAAACATTTAGGCTTTGGATaactaaaattttaattaaaatgagaaaCTAACAGTTCCCACCAtcagttttctttcaaatgtgtAAGAAATTTGTAAAGTTTCCTCTTGAATCATTCTGGAGAAAGTGCAGtgtcacattttattttaatttagagTGCATATTGCggtgttttctttccctggcAGTGTTTGGAAGAGCAATACATGCCATAGCACGGATTAGTGATGAGTTTTGGTTTGACCCCGTTGAAAAAGGTGtaagtgaattttatttattctaatttaaaaatgtttgttatAAGCCCAGTATTTGTACTACTGGATATTGTTTTCCTGCAGGTACCTTTCAGTCCATCACATTCTCAGCTCCCTCCACTTTCAATGTGGACAAATGCCACATTTTCTGTGATTGTAATTATGCAGATTCCATCCTGGAAGGTTTCTTTCCTACtctgccctcagcccctctgATTATTTTGTTGTCCAGGACATCTGGATTAATGCCACAGGGTTCAGTTCTGTTGTCATGGGTCACAAGGTTTGAGTTTTGTACTGCTGTGACTCAACAGGAAGAACACATGCGTTAATGCTTCTGATTAATCAAACACCATTTCCAGCAGAATTAGTGTTTTCTCCTGAGGTTTCTTAGTTAAAAGTGATCAGCTCTCCTTGATTCCCTGGGAGGATGGAAAATCACCAGTGGAGATGTTTGATTTTACAGCTGGAGAATTTTTGAGCTGTGAGTGGTGGCTTTGCTCTTCAGATGCCTCAAACACAAGCTGAGCTCTGGGTGTTGGTATAACTCAAttatttctataaataattttaaaatcgATTTAAAAGTAcgtatttttattaatttttaatcattttgAGATGTGAGTTTTCCAGTTTGCTGGTGGCACTGAAGCCCAGAGGAagcttgttttaaaacattcaaTATGAGATAGTTTTTGagttaataaattattttacttctcttcCCTCAGTGGTTGGATTCAGTGattttggaggtcttttccagttctaatgactctgtgattccattTCCAGCTTGCCTTAAGATCAGTGAATTCCTCGAGGTCAGCATATGCGTGTGTGTTCTTCTCATCCATGTTTTTCCAACATTACTGCTGGACAGCTGTGTCCCAACcgtgccagcaggagcagcagttaCCCCTCCCCTGTAAACTGATAATTAAGGTACATTTTAATGAGTTGTTACATAGAAAATTCACCCAATTTCCAGCTGAAATTACAGTGGGTGAGGATCCCTGGGTTCTCCTGGTGTCCTCAGAGCAGCTTGAGATAAACCAGGGTACAAATGCAGGGAAATGATATTTACTGCAAAGCTGCTCAGGGAATAACCTCTGcactgatttttattcttttttccagtCAGTTCTCCCAGTGTTTAGATGTGCAAACATGCTGGAAAGGAATGTGGAGAAATGCAGCATCTCCACCAGCCCCAGCGAGCACCACGTcaccttccagctgctctgcaggcacggtgagggcacagggagttaaaaccacaactttaatGCCACGatcagcacaggagcagggctgggagtgttCAGCAGCCTCAGGCTTTGCAGAACTCCTAAACAAACATCATCTCCCCCCAGAGCCGTGCTGGGGCAGAGGTTTATACTGTCAGTAATGCAGCTGGGGTTTCTGATTTTAGGATAATATATTGAATTAGGGCTGCAGACAGCTGAGCACATCCTTACCCACACAGGCAGAGGCTGTAGGGTTTGTGTGCTGCATTCCACTCCCATTTCTGTTATTTTACCACTTAATTCCTGAGGCTGTTTCCCACCCTGCATTTGTTGCATTTGCTGCTGTTCATTTATTTCTTGTGGATCCTTAAACCCCTCGGATGCTGTGCAGGGACCACTgagaggatggagggaggggCAGGTGGATTCCATTTCGTGTTTGTGGTGAGTTATTTCCAAATAGCTGGACTAAGTCACTGGGTTACTTCCTCTATTGAACaattaatacttaaaaaaaaacctaaactaAAATTACAGCCAGGCACTGATTTTTGTTCATCTCCTTTACACTCAGGTGTTGTAAAAACCTATAACCTGACATTTCAGGAGTGTGATCCCCTGCAGGCTGTTTTTGCAAAGCACATGTGTCCAAACATTCTTAAAGTCCACTCCAGGTaacaaacacagatttttttttttgagttttactTTCTAATGAAACAAATGCTAAATAGTCCCAGACAGAATTATTTTAGTGTTGGATGACATTTTATAGGCTGCTGGCTGATGTGATGATTCACTTCCCAACCAGTCAGGAAGAAATAACCTTGTCAGTAACTCCAATGAAAGTTTGTTTCAAGAGTTACACTGAGGAAGACACTGGTAAGGAAATTCAAAATGTGAACCAATACTTGggcttttaacattttttttgaGGTGAGCTCCAGGAATAATAACTGTCACGACATGAATGTGGGATGAATTTTATACCAAACGACATTTTTAACAGAACATTAGAGAGATTTTAAGTCATGCTGCCACCCTCTGGTTTTAATAAATTaagtaaatttaaataaattgaaaCATCTTCCTGGTGTCAGTGGCAGAGCTCAGACTGAGCAGCcaattgaaataaattatgcCACTTGCTGTAGGCTTGAAAGAGGTAATTACTGTGCtgcaagagcagcagcctggcaactgcaggaaaaaggggataattttatgttttaaaaagaactATTTAAATCTGAATACCACAATTATAGAATTGATATCATTAGAGAGTATATTTTAGTCTGAGGACAGCACACAGTGTCAGCAAGGCCTGCACTGTTGGTGCCATGGTCACATCTCCAGGAGGTGGAGAACGAGCTGGAGATTCTTGGGGTGTGACTGGAACTCATTTTGAAGCTGTAATTGTGGTTTTGAAGTAGAGGTTCTTGTGTATCATGTAATAAAGAGATGCTTTTCATCCTCGTTGTGACCAAAGCTGGGGAGAATGACCTGGGAAGAGCCcggagcacagggctgggaatcGGGCTGGGAACGGGCTAAGAGAAAGATCAAGTGGTAAAAATTGGCTGGAGTGAAACAGGGCAGAAATGACCAAAAATAAAGAGATTACATATTGAAGGACACATTTGGTGACTTTAGAAACATTCACTCACCAGGACTATTGTAAgaaagaaagtggaaaaatggTACGAAAGTAAAGAGATACCAAAGCCCCGGcgagggaagggaggagggcagtgAGGGCGCTGTGCCCGTGGTGGATCTCCCTGCCCGCGTCCTTTGAACCCCTCCCTGCCTCGCCTGGGGCTCACAGGAATCGATCCTgtgcccacccctgccctgtgtgACAAACCCGCCTGCCACAGCCACGGGAGCGTCCTACAGGAGCCTGTCCGAGCTCCTGAGCGGAGAAAGGCAGGAGCGGGAATAGCCTGGAACAGTCCCTGGCAGCCCGGCGGTGCCgcggagcagctccagctgctggggaaCTTCTCGGAGCTCTCCAGGAAAGAGCCCTGTCACCCTCTCTTCACACACCCATTGACAGCCAGGGAATAACAAAAAACGGAATACCTGAAACTGAACAGCCAATTTCCTGTGCCACTCATGTGTCAGGAAAAGATTCATTTAAATCATGTAAAACAAAGAGCGTCAGTCCACCTCCATTGTGCTCCGCTGATTGGCAGTAATTTTGATTAATCTCCTAAAGTCACGCTGCGTTTTGGGCTTCCCATCCATGCAACAATAGGCAGCTGGAAATGTTATTTGTGATGGGTGCCTGGGGAAGAACAGATCTAcaagaacagcagcaggtgTTAGGTCAGCTCACACACAGGTTCTGTTAAAATCCATTCCAATCTGCACAAGGTACTGCAAAGAAATTGAGGATTTTACTTAATTCTAGTATGTATATAAGCTAAACATTTATTGCTGTTAACCACtaaaaacaattatttgttCAAACAGTGCTTATGTAAAAACCTCAGGGTTACAATCACAGCTTTGTTGATTCAAACTTCACTGCTGTGAGTGCCTGACTTTGTTGTTATCtcaaacagatttttcaagGACAATGCTTACTGAGATACAGCTCAGTCCGGAGGAATTTGACTACTTTCAAGTTGGAGTAGATTCTGAAGTGACGTTTTGCCTTAAAGAACTGAGGGTAAAGTAAGAATTTGTCTGTGAAGAAAACCCATTTCTCATGAATTTGCCTGAATGGACCAGGACACCACAGGAATGGCCCTGGGCTGTCCCACCAGCCctcctgacagcagcagggtttCAGCACCTGGTTGAGGATTACCTTAAACCCCGAGATCCTCAGGACACCCCAGAGCTTtgaaaggcaaacaaaacaGTTGTGAAGCAGAGATGTGGTTTCTGTGCtgggcagacacagcacagctgccccagggacagcaccaTGAGCAGGGAAGTTCTCCATGCAGAACCTCCTCTGGCAAAGCTCTGGCAGGGAAGGACAGAAATTActctgagaagcagcagagttTTCCCCTCTGTTTGTCAGTAAAGAGCAGCTGGGATAAACTCACATTCCAGTATCAGAGTTGTGGGTTTAACAAGCCTTTCACCCctcccctctctgcagggcctgcTGGCGTTCTCCGAGGCCACGAGCGTTCCCGTGTCCATCCACTTCGACAGATGTGGGAAGTAGGTGTGGGACCCCTGCAGGCACCCAGCGACCGCTGAGCTGCAGATGAGGGCAGAGTTTAATTTCAATCCAAAAGCCACTCCTAACTGCAATCCAGAGATTGTAATTCCACAGAAAGCCCCGAACCTGGGCCGTGCTGActgacagcagctccctggggataACTCACCGGGACGCCTGAGGTTCTCAGTCCCCCACAGGCACTCATTTATTTAGTACCTTAAAGAAACAATACATTTTCTTAATAATATCATTATAACAATTACATATTTAATGCCATCATTTGACTCTGAGACTGCACAGCATTTGCTGATTGCAGCAGTGAGATCTCTCACTCcccagcagcaaacacaggagATTTTCAGCCTTTCAGAGGAGGCACTTTTAATTCCATGGGTAGAATCACAGGATGTCCCCTCGCACAGTCTCTGTAACTCCCTGTGCTGTTtggtccccatccctgtgttcAGACCCATCGCTTTCAGCATTGaggacctgctgctggaggcCAGCTTCATCCTGGCTACCCTGTGTGaggctgaggaggaggcagTGCCCGCAGAGCCCTGCCCACGGCCCCGGGACAGGTAacaggggctgaggggacaggtGGCCTTCAGAGGGTGAAGAACTCGGCTTTACACAGGAAAACTGAACTGCAGGGGTGCAGgaacagctcagcagcacagcagcaatgaGGGGGTGCAAGAGAGAACATCCTGTacaggctgctgctttctcatCCCCAGGGGGTCTgggtgcagcaggagggaagatGCTGAGTCTCCTCTAGAGCTGTAATCTTCTCACCAACAGAAAATGAGGATATTCCAATGAAACACAAAGCCAGTTCTTaacctgccctgctctgtccaATCCAGCTCAAGGACTGGCATGGATAGATCTGCCCAGCCCTCCGCGGATGGAGCCAGCAATGCAGACACAGCCACTTCCAAAGAGCcaagggagaagggaaatgcTCCGAGCACGGGCTCAGCAAAACCCGAGGtaaaaaacacccccagaggcagagagaggaatgtgccaggcagagcaggagcagccacggCAGCGGGAGCAGAGGCCACAGAGGCTCCTTACGAGGTGAGTGAGCTCCTCGTGGTGGaaccccacagctgctgcctggctgcacTGGGGGTTTCAGTGGGATCAGCtggcccagcagcacagctggaaaaccCCACCC
The sequence above is a segment of the Prinia subflava isolate CZ2003 ecotype Zambia chromosome 19, Cam_Psub_1.2, whole genome shotgun sequence genome. Coding sequences within it:
- the VPS29 gene encoding vacuolar protein sorting-associated protein 29 isoform X1 gives rise to the protein MAGHRLVLVLGDLHIPHRCNSLPAKFKKLLVPGKIQHILCTGNLCTKDTYDYLKTLAGDVHVVRGDFDENLNYPEQKVVTVGQFKIGLIHGHQVIPWGDMASLALLQRQFDVDILISGHTHKFEAFEHENKFYINPGSATGAYHALENNIIPSFVLMDIQASTVVTYVYQLIGDDVKVERIEYKKS
- the VPS29 gene encoding vacuolar protein sorting-associated protein 29 isoform X2; the protein is MLVLVLGDLHIPHRCNSLPAKFKKLLVPGKIQHILCTGNLCTKDTYDYLKTLAGDVHVVRGDFDENLNYPEQKVVTVGQFKIGLIHGHQVIPWGDMASLALLQRQFDVDILISGHTHKFEAFEHENKFYINPGSATGAYHALENNIIPSFVLMDIQASTVVTYVYQLIGDDVKVERIEYKKS
- the RAD9B gene encoding LOW QUALITY PROTEIN: cell cycle checkpoint control protein RAD9B (The sequence of the model RefSeq protein was modified relative to this genomic sequence to represent the inferred CDS: inserted 2 bases in 1 codon), with translation MKCVIGGAQLRVFGRAIHAIARISDEFWFDPVEKGLALRSVNSSRSAYACVFFSSMFFQHYCWTAVSQPCQQEQQLPLPCKLIIKSVLPVFRCANMLERNVEKCSISTSPSEHHVTFQLLCRHGVVKTYNLTFQECDPLQAVFAKHMCPNILKVHSRLLADVMIHFPTSQEEITLSVTPMKVCFKSYTEEDTDFSRTMLTEIQLSPEEFDYFQVGVDSEVTFCLKELRGLLAFSEATSVPVSIHFDRCGKPIAFSIEDLLLEASFILATLCEAEEEAVPAEPCPRPRDSSRTGMDRSAQPSADGASNADTATSKEPREKGNAPSTGSAKPEVKNTPRGRERNVPGRAGAATAAGAEATEAPYEVSELLVVEPHSCCLAXHWGFQWDQLAQQHSWKTPPLLGTLLGAGGFHWETLLAEKDLTGAKASQIINAQILFHRILTCTNIAFFSSTPCSLELSLTRRRRPLVTPSRAW